From the Streptomyces sp. Sge12 genome, the window TCCGGAGATGAGCCCGAACAGCGTTGACTTCCCGGCACCGTTGGGGCCGATAATCGCGTGCCGGGCACCGGACCGTACGGTGAGGGACACCTCGTCGACGGCGGTGAAGGAGCCGAAGTGCTTGGACACCCGGCGCAGTTCCAGTGGATCGAGGTCGCTCACGCCGTCCTCTTCCGGCTCGGCCTGTGCGGGAGCCGTACGCCGGCCACTCCGCGGGGCAGTGTGTACACGGCGATGACAAAGAGCAGTCCGAGCAGCAACGGGCCGCGTCCGGCGACGACTTCGAGGTTCCCGAGGTAGTCGCGGGTCAGCCAGATGAGCGCGGCCGCGGCGCACGCCCCCCACATCGAGCCCGTGCCGCCGATGACGACGGCCAGCAGCGCGAGGGCGGCGATCTCGAAGCCGGCGTCGCCGGGCGAGACGAACCGCTGGACCGAGACCCACAGCGAACCGGCGGCACCCGCCAGCGCCGCGGCGCCGCAGTAGACGGTCAGGGCGTACCGCCGGGTGGGGTAGCCGATCGCCTTCATGCGCGGCTCGTTGTCGCGGATCCCGCGCAGGGCGAGGGCGAAGGGCGTCGAGCCCAGGCGGGTGACGGCCGCGAACAGCAGCAGGAACACGGCCAGTACGTAGAAGTAGACCAGCCCGTCGAGCTCCAGCGCGGGAGTTCCGGGCAGTGGCACGACGGGCGGGACACCGGATATCCCGTCGGTGCCGCCCGTCACCGACTTCCAGTTGACGGCGGCGCTGTAGACGATCTCGCCGATGGCGAGCGTCAGCATGAGGAACACCACGCCGCGGGCCCGGACGGCGAGCCACCCGGTGGGCACGGCCACCAGGGCGGAGACGCCCGCCGCGAGGAGGAGCTGGAGCGGGCCGATGTCCGTGAGGTTCTTCGCGACGACGGCGGCGGTGTAGGCGCCGACGCCGAAGTAGGCGGACTGGCCGAGGGTCGGCAGCCCGGTCAGTCCGGTGAGCAGGTTCACGCTCAGGGCGAGCAGGGCGAACACCAGGATCCGCGACAGGGTGGCGACGGCGTACGGGCCGAGCAGGAAGGGGGCCAGGGTGAGGCCGAGGAGTACGGCGGCGACGGTCGCCCGGGACCTCATGAACCTGCCCGTGGACGTGCTCGGTGACGCGCTCGGGGACGCGGACGGGGGCGTGGACGTGGACGTGGTCGTGCTCATGTGCGCACCGCCGAGGGGATCAGGCCGTGGGGGCGGACCACGAGCACGAGCAGCATGGTGCCGAAGAGGAGGAAGGGCGCGTACTGCGGGAGCAGCGCCACCCCGAGGGTCTGGACCTGGCCGATGAGCAGCGCCCCGGCGAGGGCGCCGCGCACGGACCCGAGACCGCCGACGACCACGACGACGAGGGAGAGCACGAGCACGCTCTCGTCGACGCCCGGGCCGGGGCCCAGGATCGGCGCGCCGAGCACCCCGCCCACGGCCGCCAGGGCGGCGCCGAAGGCGAAGACCCCGTAGAGCACCTTGCGGATGTCGACGCCCTGGGCGCGGACCATGTCCCGGTCCGCGACGGTGGCCCGGACGAGCGCTCCGAGCGAGCTGCGCTCGAAGACGAGGTGCACGAGGAGCGCGAGGGCGGCCGCGACGGCGATGAACACCAGCCGGTACACCGGATACGTGTGGCCGAGCAGGTCCACCGTCCCGCGCAGCGACGCCGGGGGGTCCGTGGGAAGTACCTCGCCGCCGAAGACGGCCGCGAGGAGGTCGGCGACGATGAAGGTGATGCCCAGGGTGAGCACGGCCTGGTCGAGGTGGCCGCGCCGGGCCAGCGGCTGTGTGAGCAGGGTCAGCGCCGCTCCGCCGAGGGCGCCCACCAGGGCGCCGGCCGCGAGGGCGAGGAGCAGGCCCGGCAGGGTGCCGTCGGAGAGGGCGTAGGCGGTGTAGGCCCCGGCGAGGTAGAGGGTGCCGTGCGCCAGGTTGAGCACGTCCATCATGCCGAAGACCAGGGAGAGGCCGACCGCGATCGTGAACAGCAGCAGTCCGAAGGCGATCCCGTCGACGACGCTGACGAGGTTGCCGTCCAGCCATCCGGCCATGTCAGCCGCCCAGTCTGCCGAGGTCGCCGGCGAGGGTGTTGGCGCCCAGCTTCACCTCGCGCAGGTACCAGGGCTGGATCGGCGTGCCGCCGCTGTTGAACCGCCAGGTGCCCCGCGGGCTGTCGATGTCCCCGATCGTGGAGATGGCGGCGTTGACCGTTTCCGGTGTCACGTTGCCGCCGGCCGCCGCGATCGCCTTGTCGAGCACCTGTGCCGCGTCCCATGAGGCCATCGCGTAGGTCGTCGGGTCCGTGCCGTGGGCGGCCTTGTAGGCGGGCGCGAACGTCCGGTTGGCGGCGTTGTCCAGGTCTGCGCTGTAGTTGAGGGCCGTGAGCACGCCGTTGGCCGCGTCGCCCTGTCCCTTGAGCACGCCGCCCTCGGTGAGGAAGCCGGGTGCGTAGAGCGGGATCCTGCCGGCCAGCCCGAAGTCCCGGTACTGCTTGACGAAGTCGACGGCCGCGCCGCCCGCGTAGAAGCAGAAGACCGCCTTCGCACCGGAGTTCTCGATCTGGGAGAGGTAGGGCTGGAAGTTCTTGGTGCCCGGGAACGGCGTGTAGACCTCCTCCCCCGCGATGCTGCCGCCGGCGGGCAGGAAGGTGGACTTGAAGCCCTCGATCTCGTCCTTGCCCGCCTGGTAGCCGGCGGCGATGAGGAAGACCGGTCCCCCGGCCCGCTCGGCGACGTGCTTGCCGAGGGCCTTGCCCGGCTCGTCGTTGACGTAGGAGGTGCGCCAGATGTACTTGGCGCCGGTCAGGGTGGTCGGGGAGGCGTTCGAGCCGACGAGCGGGATCCGGCTGGTCTCGAACAGGTCCTTGACGCCGTTGACGGTGGCCGAGCTCACCACTCCGCTGACCGCCAGGACCCGGTCCTGCTTGACGAGCTTCTCGGCCGCCGCCTTGCCCGAGTCGGCGGTCTCGCCCTCGTCCGTGACCACGATCTGCACCTCGCGGCCGCCGAGCCTGCCGCCGTGCTGTTGGACGTAGAGCTCGAAGCCCGCCTTCATGTCGTCGCCGAGTGCCTTGTAGGTCCCGGACTGCGGAACGAGGAGCCCGATCTTCACGGGCCCGGTCTGCTTGCTTTTGTCGCCTGTGCCCAGGCTCGCACCGCCGCATCCCGTGGCCAGGAGGAGGCCAGTGGTGACGGTGATCAGAACCAGGGGGCGAAACCGACCTGCCATGGAGACTCCGTACGTCGTCAGCCGGCCCGCTCGGGACCGGTTGTTTCTCCTGAGGTGACACGTGTCTATCGCGTAATTGCGACGCCCGTCAAGCCTTCGCAAGATAGCCGCCCGGGGGTCGCTCCACCCCTTGACCCGCGCCACGCGTATGCCGTAGCACTAACCCTCGTCAAATTCGCGCCATACCACTGCGGTGGGCGAAGCCATGATCAGTCAGGGAGCGAAGCACCATGACCGACGATCCATCACGGCGCACGATCCTGCGGAACACCGGGGCGCTGACCGGCGCCGCCCTGCTCACCGGCATCCCCGGCGGACCGGCCGGCACGGCGCAGGCCGCCCCCGCGGCGGGTGGGACCCCGCCCGTCGTGGAGCTGCCCGCGGGCCGGCTGCGCGGCAGCGTCGAAGGGGGGCTCGCCGTGTTCAAGGGTGTGCCCTACGCGGCTCCCCCGGTCGGCGCGCTGCGGTGGCGGCCCGCCCAGCCGCACCCCGGATGGCAGGGAACGCGCGACGCGACCGCCTTCGGGCCGAGCGCCCCGCAGCTCTACCGGGAGGGCGGGGACGCGGTGCTCGGCACCCACGGGTCGCCCCCCTTCAGCGAGGACTGCCTCACGCTCAACGTGTGGACGCCCGGGGCCGACGCCGCCCGGCGGCCGGTCATGGTCTGGATCCACGGAGGCGGCTTCATCTCCGGATCGGGCTCCCTGCCCAACTACTCCGGCGAGACCTTCGCCCGCAACGGCGATCTCGTCGTCGTGACCCTCAACTACCGTCTCGGTCCACTGGGATACCTCTACTTCGGCGAGGACGGAGCCGACGGGAACTTCTGGTTCACCGACCAACTCGCTGCGCTGCGCTGGGTACGGGACAACATCGCCGCGTTCGGCGGCGACCCGGACAACATCACCCTCGCCGGTCAGTCCGGGGGAGCGCTGTCGGTCGCAGCGCTGGCCGGCGCCCGCCCCGCCGGCCGCCCGCTGTTCCGGCGCGCCATCCTGCAGAGCCCGCCGCTCGGGCTGCAGATCCCCGGCCGCGCGGAGTCGCTGCGGCGCTCCGCCACCTACCTCGACATCCTCGGGGTCAAGAACGTGGCGGAGCTACGGGCCCTCCCCTGGCCGCAGTTGATCGGCGCCACGATCGAGATGTTCCGCCGCACCGGCCAGTGGGGGTACTGGTCGACCCCGTTCCTGCCCGTGCTCGACGAGGCGACGCTGACCCGCAGCCCGGCCGACCTGCTGCTCAGCGGCCCGGGGGCGGACATCGACCTCCTGATCGGGTGGACCAGGGAGGAGGCCGCCTTCGCCTTCGCGCTGAACGAGCCGTACGTAGCCGCCACCAAGGAGCAGGTGCTCGCCCGGGCCAGGGACACCTTCGGGGCCCGGGCGGCCGAGGCCTGCACCGCGTACGAGCAGGCCCGGCCGGGCGCCCGCCCGGTGGACGTGCTCGTGGACCTGATCGGCGACGACCTGTTCCGCATCCCCGGCATCGACCTGGCCGAGAAGCGGGCGGCCCGCGGCCGGCCGGTCTGGGCGTACCAGTTCGACCTGCCGACGCCCGCACACGGCGGTCAACTGGGGGCGGCGCACTGCCTGGAGCTGCCGTTCGTCTTCAACAACTTCGACAAGTGGTCACAGGCACCGTTCCTGGCGGGACTGAACCCGCGGATCCGTGACGGCCTCGCCGGCGCCGTGCACGCCTCGTGGATCTCCTTCATCCGTACCGGCGACCCCAACCACGGACCCATGCCGAACTGGGCGCGCTACGAACGCGGTTCCCGGACCACGATGAGCCTGGACGCTGTCACCGGCTCCGTCGACGACCTCGCCGGCTACTGGCGGCGCCTGCACCGCCCGGCGGCGCGCTAGGTCTACGGCTCGGGCGTCTGCTCGGACAGGCCGGTGACCTGCTGTACGTGGCGCAGGCTGGGCGGGGCGAGCACGTCGTTCAGCTGCTGGAAGATCTGCCGCGCGGCGACCGCGTTCCAGTCCGCGGGAAGCAACTCGGCGGGCAGGCCCGGGTCGAGGTAGGGCAGGCGGCGCCACTGGGTGAGCATCGGAACGTAGTGGCGGAAGGCCTCGGCGCCGTCGATGCGGGGCTGCCGGGTCAGTCCCGCGGCGACGGGGCCGTAGGTCTCGGTGAAGCCGGCGTACTGCTCCTCGATCGCCGGGAAGTCCCACCACGAGCTGACGGTGCCGGGCAGGTCGCTGAAGGCCGCGTACTCGGCGGCGAAGAGGTGCACGTACTCGCTGAGCCCGAGCCGTACGAGCATGTCACGGGCGTCGCCGAGGAGGCGGCCGGGCGCCAGCCACACACCCGGGGCGATGTTCCCGAAGCCCAGCCAGGTCAGCCGGGTGCGCAGCTGGTAGCGGTACGAGCGCTCGGACTCCGGTACGGAGAAGACGGCCATGGCCCAGCCGTCGCTCAGCCGCGCCGGTTCGAGGCTGCCGAAGATGCGCCGGTCGCCCTCGTCGAAGACGGTCCGTACGGCCGGGCTGAGCCGGTAGCCGGTGGCGCCCCGGCGTTCCGGTTCGAGGACGCCCTTCTTCTTGAGCCGGGAGATCGCCGAGCGCGCGGCCGGGCCGTCCACGTCCAGCTCGGACATCA encodes:
- a CDS encoding branched-chain amino acid ABC transporter permease, which gives rise to MSTTTSTSTPPSASPSASPSTSTGRFMRSRATVAAVLLGLTLAPFLLGPYAVATLSRILVFALLALSVNLLTGLTGLPTLGQSAYFGVGAYTAAVVAKNLTDIGPLQLLLAAGVSALVAVPTGWLAVRARGVVFLMLTLAIGEIVYSAAVNWKSVTGGTDGISGVPPVVPLPGTPALELDGLVYFYVLAVFLLLFAAVTRLGSTPFALALRGIRDNEPRMKAIGYPTRRYALTVYCGAAALAGAAGSLWVSVQRFVSPGDAGFEIAALALLAVVIGGTGSMWGACAAAALIWLTRDYLGNLEVVAGRGPLLLGLLFVIAVYTLPRGVAGVRLPHRPSRKRTA
- a CDS encoding branched-chain amino acid ABC transporter permease; this translates as MAGWLDGNLVSVVDGIAFGLLLFTIAVGLSLVFGMMDVLNLAHGTLYLAGAYTAYALSDGTLPGLLLALAAGALVGALGGAALTLLTQPLARRGHLDQAVLTLGITFIVADLLAAVFGGEVLPTDPPASLRGTVDLLGHTYPVYRLVFIAVAAALALLVHLVFERSSLGALVRATVADRDMVRAQGVDIRKVLYGVFAFGAALAAVGGVLGAPILGPGPGVDESVLVLSLVVVVVGGLGSVRGALAGALLIGQVQTLGVALLPQYAPFLLFGTMLLVLVVRPHGLIPSAVRT
- a CDS encoding ABC transporter substrate-binding protein, which encodes MAGRFRPLVLITVTTGLLLATGCGGASLGTGDKSKQTGPVKIGLLVPQSGTYKALGDDMKAGFELYVQQHGGRLGGREVQIVVTDEGETADSGKAAAEKLVKQDRVLAVSGVVSSATVNGVKDLFETSRIPLVGSNASPTTLTGAKYIWRTSYVNDEPGKALGKHVAERAGGPVFLIAAGYQAGKDEIEGFKSTFLPAGGSIAGEEVYTPFPGTKNFQPYLSQIENSGAKAVFCFYAGGAAVDFVKQYRDFGLAGRIPLYAPGFLTEGGVLKGQGDAANGVLTALNYSADLDNAANRTFAPAYKAAHGTDPTTYAMASWDAAQVLDKAIAAAGGNVTPETVNAAISTIGDIDSPRGTWRFNSGGTPIQPWYLREVKLGANTLAGDLGRLGG
- a CDS encoding carboxylesterase/lipase family protein; this encodes MTDDPSRRTILRNTGALTGAALLTGIPGGPAGTAQAAPAAGGTPPVVELPAGRLRGSVEGGLAVFKGVPYAAPPVGALRWRPAQPHPGWQGTRDATAFGPSAPQLYREGGDAVLGTHGSPPFSEDCLTLNVWTPGADAARRPVMVWIHGGGFISGSGSLPNYSGETFARNGDLVVVTLNYRLGPLGYLYFGEDGADGNFWFTDQLAALRWVRDNIAAFGGDPDNITLAGQSGGALSVAALAGARPAGRPLFRRAILQSPPLGLQIPGRAESLRRSATYLDILGVKNVAELRALPWPQLIGATIEMFRRTGQWGYWSTPFLPVLDEATLTRSPADLLLSGPGADIDLLIGWTREEAAFAFALNEPYVAATKEQVLARARDTFGARAAEACTAYEQARPGARPVDVLVDLIGDDLFRIPGIDLAEKRAARGRPVWAYQFDLPTPAHGGQLGAAHCLELPFVFNNFDKWSQAPFLAGLNPRIRDGLAGAVHASWISFIRTGDPNHGPMPNWARYERGSRTTMSLDAVTGSVDDLAGYWRRLHRPAAR
- a CDS encoding PaaX family transcriptional regulator, with translation MADSPLRPSSLINTVYGAFLRRLGGWISVADLITLMSELDVDGPAARSAISRLKKKGVLEPERRGATGYRLSPAVRTVFDEGDRRIFGSLEPARLSDGWAMAVFSVPESERSYRYQLRTRLTWLGFGNIAPGVWLAPGRLLGDARDMLVRLGLSEYVHLFAAEYAAFSDLPGTVSSWWDFPAIEEQYAGFTETYGPVAAGLTRQPRIDGAEAFRHYVPMLTQWRRLPYLDPGLPAELLPADWNAVAARQIFQQLNDVLAPPSLRHVQQVTGLSEQTPEP